DNA from Corynebacterium stationis:
ACGCGTTCGATGATGGCCGCATCATGAATACCTTCGACCCAAATCCGTGAGGGCGCCGCCACTTTAGCTTCCACATTCGCTACACGCCGTGAGCCTGAATTCGACTTGGTCTCGGTCTGACGCGGGGCGACAAAACGCTTGAGGGAAACGCGGTTTCCTTCATATAGAAAGCCGCCTTTAATCAGGTTGAATACTCGCTGGGCACCGTAGCGGTCTTCTAAGCGGATAACGTCCCCGTAGACGGTTTTATCAACCCCCATGACAGCACCCACGAAGTCATCACCAAAGACTTCCACTACCATGCCCGGCTTGGCGGGAATGACGGGATATTCAACGGGTTTGTTTCGGGCGTGTCCACCGAGGATATCGCCAGCATAAGGATCGCGGGAAGAAAAACTCATGCCGACCATTTTATCGCCACAAGCAGTCTCCACTAGACTGGCTCGCCATGGATATGCGCGAACAGGTGTGGTCACCACTTCAAAACACAGCAGTATGGATGGGGGCATGGCTTTATGGACACGAGCCAGCTGACGATGTCCTAGCGGCACTTAATGAACTAGGTGGCGCACAGCGTCTAGTATCTAGCCCTGACGATCTTGCAAAAACTCGCCCTTTCATCGATGCACTATCGCTTATCCGCGAAGCAACGTCGACGGTGAATACTGCAGACGGTCCAAGTTTGCGTCTGGTTCTTGCAGGCCCCGGCGATCCGCCTGCATTGCCCGCAGGTTCTCCGGCCACCATCGCGGCGACAAATAACGGTTCAGGGGCGCTGGTCGTGCGCACACATGCTGACAATCCTGCTGATGAGCACCATCTGGTGCTGGTACCTGAAAAGACAGCGCGCGGAACAGACTGGACAATCTTCAAAGAAACCGCGCCGCTGCCCTCACCCGCATGGTTAAGCCCCGGCGATGCCGATGCCTTACTATCCCAAGCAACCGAAGAATCTGCGGCCTTGATTGAAGCGATGGGTTATAAAACGGACAAAGTCCCCAATCCGCGTTTAACGGTGGGGACTTTGGCTGACTTTTATGACACACCAGGGCTGCCATCGAGTACTCCTGCGCGCTCAGCAAAGCTATTTGCTCGCGCAGATCGCGTGGCTGCGATCATTGAAACAGTCACCGATCGCGTCGGTGACCACAGCCTCGACCCGCAGCTTTTTCGACTCTGGCGCCATGTACGAGCAGCGCGCGTAGCCGGAGTCGACTACGCGCTCATGGATTTTGCTCGCGGAGCCTAGGCCGTACGGCAACTTAGGCAGAAGTCTTAGCTTGCTTTAATGCCCAGATGTCACAGCAGCCTGCGGCGCAGGGGTTGCCATTTTTCGTGCGTCCTTGCACGCTGACATCGCCTAAGATTTCAGGCTTGCGGCCTGCGGTGTTTTCCTCGATCAAATCGACAATCATCGCGGCGAAGGAATCTTTAGGACCCACGGTATACGCGCGGGAAACCTGTACTCCAAGCTCCTGGGCTGCATCGACAAGCTCTGTGTCCAGATCCCAAATGACTTCCATGTGATCGGAGATAAAGCCGATCGGAGAAACCACAACCGCCTTCACGCCACTTTCGGCATGGATTGCCTCGGTGTGATCAACAATATCGGGCTCCAGCCACGGCGTGCGTGGATTACCGGAGCGTGACTGCCACACCACGTCATACTCCTCAACGCCGGCGGCCTCAGCGACTAAGCGAGCTGCTTCAGCAACCTGGCGCGAGTAAAGATAAGGATTATCCTCCCCGCCACCGACTTCATCGTGGGCCGTTGGAACGGAGTGCGCTGTAAAGAGCACGCGCATATTATCGCGCTTGTCTTCGTCGACGGCAGCGATAGCTTCCTGCAAAGCCTTCGCGTTTTCTTCGATGAAGGCTGGGTGTGAGAAGAAATGGCGCAGCTTGACCATGTCAATATTGGGAAGGTTTTTATCTTCCAAGTGTTGCTGCACACGCACGATATCTTCGTTGTACTGACGACACGCAGAATATCCGCCCCACGCAGAAGTGGCGATTACTAGCGCGGAGCGAACACCGTCTGCAACCATTTGCTCAGCAGTATCTTCGGCTAGCGGGTGCCAGTTACGGTTGCCGAAGTACACGGGCATATCGATACCGCGGGACTTCAGCTCCTTTTCTACATGGTCAATGATTTCGCGGTTGAGGTCATTGAGCGGGCTTTTGCCGTTGAAGTGGAAATAGTGCTCTCCTACTTCTACTAAGCGCTCGCGTGGAATACCGCGTCCACGCGTTACGTTCTCTAGAAATGGAACGACCTCCTCATTACTTTCCGGGCCACCGAAGGAAAGTACGAGGAGGGCATCATAATCACGGGGGTTTGGGGATGATTCGGTCATAATGAAGCATCATACCAACTTAAGTTGGATATTTAGAACCACCGTGAGGTTGGGTCTGACACACTTATCAGTGCGTGAATTTTAGAGCAGACGAACTGCGTATTCTGACATTCCAGACCAGCGAACCGGGCTCTTGGTTACGGTCTGACCGGACTGTGGGGCTTCCAGCATCATGCCGTCGCCCAAGTAGATAGCGACGTGGTGATTGCCACTAGGGCCATAGAAAATCAGGTCGCCGCGTTCCATCTCTTGCGGACTAATGCGCTGGCCCTTGTTGTACTGGTAGCCAGTAAAGTGCGGCAGCGAGATGCCAACGCCAGCAAAGGCGTAGATCATCAAACCAGAGCAGTCGAAACCGACCTTGTTGTAGTCACCGAAGGAATCGGCAACGCCTCCGTCGCGAATACCCTTGGTAGGACCATTCGCATCGCCGCCGCCCCAGGCATAAGGAACGCCGATTTGCGACTCAGCACGTGCGATGACCGCTTCGATCTTCTCGCTGCGGGAGGCATCGCCAAGCTCTGCTGCTGCGGACTCTTCCACGGAGCTTGCGGTTGGCAGATCTTCTAAGACGCCAGCCAATTCAGCTGCGGAGCTAGATTCTTCTGCAGGTCCTTGTTGTGGAAATAGCGCACTGCTGCCAGCGACCAATGCTTCGGATGTTGCATCTGTAGAGGAAGTATCTGCACCACCTGATACCGAATCGACAGAAAGCTCCGGCTGGGAAGCAGCAATAATTGCCGCTGCTGCACCTACGGCTAGACCCGCCAATTGCGCTGCCTGGTCACCATCAACACTGCTGCCTTGACTTGGCTCAGCCTGTGCTGGAGCATCGCCTGGTGTTCCAGCAGCTGAAGGCGCTACAGCCGCGGAGTAATTCTGCGTGGAAGACTGCGCAGGAATTTCCTGGGACGAAGAAGCGTCTGCAGGCTCGGCGGTTTCACTAGCCGAGTCAGATTCACTGGTCGCAGCAGCTTCCGGCGCGGAGGTTTCTTCAGTCGTTGACGTTGCAGGCGTTGCGGATGTTTCCGACGCTACCGAAGGCTCTGATGCTTCGCTTGTCGATGCAGGAGACTCGCCAGAGCTCGTCCCTTTAGCCTCCGTAGGTGATTCAGAATCCGAAGGTTCTTCACCACGTGCCGAGGATAATGCCGCTTGTGCCTCTTGCTGAAGAGCGACCAGCTTTTCATGCTCAGAGGAAACTTCGCTGACGCGCGTTTGGTTTTGTTCCAGCACAGCGCGAGCTTCATCTTCAGCTGCTTCGGCATTAGCTTCACGCTCAACCGCTAATTGCTCAGCCTTGCGCAGCTGAGATTCCTTATTGGACTTCTCGGTGCGTACCCGTTCCAATTCAGTAACGGTACTCTGCTGCTTTTCTGCTTGGGAGCGCAGGAAACTCTGGCGCGTGAGCATGTCTTCCCGGGCATCGCCACCAGCAGCACTGGTGACAGACTCTGAGGTATTGGCACGACGATAAGCCGAACGAGAAATCTCGTCCAGCTTTTCTTGTGCGCCTTCGACGTCTACCTGGGCATCGTCAAGCTCACTGCGAGCAGCAAGGGTTCCGCGTCGTGCTTGCTCAGAAAGGTTGCGCGCGTCCTGCAAGTCAACCAGAGCCTGGTTGGCACGCTCACGGAATTCACCAAGTTCGCCTTCCAGGCGGGCAATTTCTTCCTGGACATCGGCAATCGCACCGGCCAAAGAAGCAACCGAAACATCGCCGTTTAAGACACCTTGAAGCTTTTCGATAGCGGAAGTGTTTTCTTCAGCAACCGCTGGGGTTGTTGTGGATATCAGCGAAACGCTGAGCGTACACGCGACAGCTGCTAGGGCTGCCCGCATACGACGCGTGCGCTTGGAAGAGGTGGTGGCCACGAATTAACTCCTCACACCACCACCAGAAGTCAAAGCCGTGATGCGGTGGAGTGATTTGAGCATAGAAATGCCCGGGAGCCCTTACCCAGGCTGCCGCGAACACACGCCTATTTGCACACGCTCTCTTCAGCGCCTCAATAAAGGCCCTCACTCCTGACAACCAGCAGTGGGTGCTCAGTAAAAAGCGAATAGAAAATACGCCTCCGCGAATTAATTGCTACCGAATATTTGCCACTGCAAAGACCCCACTATTGACCAAGAATGCTTCAGCTCTTGGCGTGCTTCCCCACATGCCCGTGCTGACTTCATGCATCACTGTCAATATTCAAGTCTTAAACCGTGACTAATTATCACTAGAACCAACTCGTGAGTCGATGTTTGAACCATACGACACACACCCAACCCCTCGCATCTACTTTCACAAGAAACACATACGTCAAGCATCGCCACATGACTTAACTCGGGTATGTAACCAGCACTTCTGTAATCAATTCGTGACAATTGTAATGTTAGTCACACTTGGCAAAACGCGCGCAATAATCTACCGGGATAGCCACTATCGGCCTGGTATGGAGAGGTAGCCCCAGTGTTCCGCCTAAAATCCGCAGGCCAACGCCGAAAAAGCGCTCAGTGCTGGATGGTGCGCAAGATAATCCGCCCACAACAACAAAGGAGGGGCGGCGAAAAGCAAAGGGTTGATGCCTTACTTTTGGATAACAGACCTATAAACAAACAGTCCCGTGAGAACGAGGGCGACAACAACCATCGCCACAATCAGCGGCCAGGGAACACCGAAGGGATCGACGCCGGCATAAAACCGGTCAAGTAACTCAACTTGATTTACGCCTTGCGGTATATCACCCTGGGTCGCTTCGATAGCCGCACGCGAGTAGGTGTCGCTGACTGCAGATACGTTACGCACGGTTTGCACGACGACAGTATCTAGCCCGGTTGCATCTTGAAGTTCTTGTGCAATATCTCGCGCGTCGGCAAGCCGTGTTGGGTAAACATCAACAACAGCTATGCCGTGTGAATCCTGGAGGGTGGAAACGATTGGGTCTTGAATCTCTGCATTGGTAGCAAGATCGGGGTTTGAAAACGCCACGCCATCTTCCGCGAGCTGTGCAGAAAGGTTGGGGATGTCAACGCCCTCTGTAATCATTAGGTGCTACCCCTTTTGTCGTGTAGTCCATTGGCGGATGCTTCAAGCTTCTTCCCAGGTTATATCCAAATTGGGCGCCTTGAGTAGCGATGACGCGCCGGTAAACCGCAAATAGTGGAAACAGTACGCGCGTTCTGTTAGTATCGAAGGCGTCCAACGAGATACCTCACTACAATGGGAGGATGAACCATTCGGTTTGCCTCATTAGCGTTTGACTGAAAACCCCATGACTCAAGCGGTTAGAAGGCAGCGGGTGGTGAGGATAACTGAATGTTTAGTTCAAAACAACAAGGAATGGAGCTCCCTGTGACTGAAAGCTTGAACTCCTTTGACACCAAGAAGACTCTTGATGTCAATGGCAAGGAATACACTTATTTCGACATTACCGCCGTTGAAGGCCTCGAGAAGCTTCCATACTCTCTGAAGGTCTTGGCAGAAAACCTTCTGCGCACCGAAGACGGTAAGAACGTAACCGAAGAGCACATCAAGGCTCTTGCAAACTGGGACCCAGAAGCTGAGCCAGAGACTGAAATTCAGTTCACCCCAGCTCGTGTTCTGATGCAGGACTTCACCGGTGTTCCATGTGTTGTCGACTTGGCAACCATGCGTGAGGCAGTTTCCGCACTGGGTGGTAGCCCAGACCAGGTAAACCCTCTGAACCCAGCCGAGATGGTTATTGACCACTCCGTTATTACTGAGGCATTCGGCTCCGCTGATGCTTTGGAAAAGAACGTTGAGATTGAGTACCAGCGCAACGAAGAGCGCTACCAGTTCCTGCGTTGGGGTGCTGAGAACTTCTCTAACTTCAAGGTTGTTCCTCCAGGAACCGGTATTGTCCACCAGGTAAACATTGAGTACCTGTCCCGCGTGGTCTTTGACAACGACGGTTTGGCATACCCAGATACCTGTATTGGTACTGACTCCCACACCACCATGGAAAACGGCCTGGGCATCCTGGGCTGGGGCGTTGGCGGCATCGAGGCTGAGGCAGCAATGCTTGGCCAGCCAGTTTCCATGCTTATCCCTAAGGTTGTTGGCTTCAAGCTGACCGGCGACATCCCAGCTGGCGTTACCGCAACCGACGTGGTTTTGACCATCACCCAGATGCTGCGTCAGCACGGCGTAGTCCAGAAGTTCGTAGAGTTCTACGGCAATGGCGTTAAGTCCATCCCACTGGCAAACCGCGCAACCATCGGCAACATGTCCCCTGAGTTCGGTTCCACCGCGGCAATGTTCCCAATCGACGAGGAAACCATCAAGTACCTCGAGCTGACCGGTCGCCCACAGGAGCAGATCGATCGCGTTGAGGCTTACGCCAAGGCTCAGACCATGTGGCTGGAGCAGGACGGTGTAGAGCCTAAGTTCTCTGAGTACCTCGAACTCGACCTGAGCACCGTTGTTCCTTCCATCGCTGGCCCTAAGCGTCCACAGGACCGCATCTTGCAGTCCGAGGCGAAGGAACAGTTCCGTAAGGACCTGGGCAACTACACCACCGACGAAGTTCTTGTCGATGAGTCCTCTGCTGCTGCAAAGCGCATGACCTCCGAGTCCGGCGTTGTTGCTGATGGTGACGACGTCACCGGTGGCCTGAACTACTCCCGCGCTGGTAAGGGCGAGTCTGCTGCAGCTGGTGCTGTTGGCCGTCAGTCCAACCCAGTTATCGTCGAGTCCCCTAACGGCGGCGAGTACACCCTGGACCACGGCATGGTTGCTATTGCTTCCATCACCTCTTGCACCAACACCTCTAACCCATCGGTCATGATCGGTGCTGGTCTGATTGCTCGCAAGGCTGCTGAGCTCGGTCTTGAGTCCAAGCCATGGGTTAAGACCATTTGTGCTCCTGGTTCCCAGGTTGTTGACGGCTACTTCCGTCGTGCAGACCTGTGGAAGGACCTTGAGGCTATGGGCTTCTACCTCTCCGGCTTCGGTTGCACCTCTTGTATCGGTAACTCTGGCCCACTGCCAGATGAGATCTCTGATGCCATCAACGAGCACGACTTGGCTGCAACCGCAGTTCTGTCGGGT
Protein-coding regions in this window:
- a CDS encoding ferrochelatase; protein product: MTESSPNPRDYDALLVLSFGGPESNEEVVPFLENVTRGRGIPRERLVEVGEHYFHFNGKSPLNDLNREIIDHVEKELKSRGIDMPVYFGNRNWHPLAEDTAEQMVADGVRSALVIATSAWGGYSACRQYNEDIVRVQQHLEDKNLPNIDMVKLRHFFSHPAFIEENAKALQEAIAAVDEDKRDNMRVLFTAHSVPTAHDEVGGGEDNPYLYSRQVAEAARLVAEAAGVEEYDVVWQSRSGNPRTPWLEPDIVDHTEAIHAESGVKAVVVSPIGFISDHMEVIWDLDTELVDAAQELGVQVSRAYTVGPKDSFAAMIVDLIEENTAGRKPEILGDVSVQGRTKNGNPCAAGCCDIWALKQAKTSA
- a CDS encoding DIP1281 family NlpC/P60 protein, yielding MATTSSKRTRRMRAALAAVACTLSVSLISTTTPAVAEENTSAIEKLQGVLNGDVSVASLAGAIADVQEEIARLEGELGEFRERANQALVDLQDARNLSEQARRGTLAARSELDDAQVDVEGAQEKLDEISRSAYRRANTSESVTSAAGGDAREDMLTRQSFLRSQAEKQQSTVTELERVRTEKSNKESQLRKAEQLAVEREANAEAAEDEARAVLEQNQTRVSEVSSEHEKLVALQQEAQAALSSARGEEPSDSESPTEAKGTSSGESPASTSEASEPSVASETSATPATSTTEETSAPEAAATSESDSASETAEPADASSSQEIPAQSSTQNYSAAVAPSAAGTPGDAPAQAEPSQGSSVDGDQAAQLAGLAVGAAAAIIAASQPELSVDSVSGGADTSSTDATSEALVAGSSALFPQQGPAEESSSAAELAGVLEDLPTASSVEESAAAELGDASRSEKIEAVIARAESQIGVPYAWGGGDANGPTKGIRDGGVADSFGDYNKVGFDCSGLMIYAFAGVGISLPHFTGYQYNKGQRISPQEMERGDLIFYGPSGNHHVAIYLGDGMMLEAPQSGQTVTKSPVRWSGMSEYAVRLL
- a CDS encoding DUF6676 family protein, translated to MITEGVDIPNLSAQLAEDGVAFSNPDLATNAEIQDPIVSTLQDSHGIAVVDVYPTRLADARDIAQELQDATGLDTVVVQTVRNVSAVSDTYSRAAIEATQGDIPQGVNQVELLDRFYAGVDPFGVPWPLIVAMVVVALVLTGLFVYRSVIQK
- the can gene encoding aconitate hydratase; translation: MTESLNSFDTKKTLDVNGKEYTYFDITAVEGLEKLPYSLKVLAENLLRTEDGKNVTEEHIKALANWDPEAEPETEIQFTPARVLMQDFTGVPCVVDLATMREAVSALGGSPDQVNPLNPAEMVIDHSVITEAFGSADALEKNVEIEYQRNEERYQFLRWGAENFSNFKVVPPGTGIVHQVNIEYLSRVVFDNDGLAYPDTCIGTDSHTTMENGLGILGWGVGGIEAEAAMLGQPVSMLIPKVVGFKLTGDIPAGVTATDVVLTITQMLRQHGVVQKFVEFYGNGVKSIPLANRATIGNMSPEFGSTAAMFPIDEETIKYLELTGRPQEQIDRVEAYAKAQTMWLEQDGVEPKFSEYLELDLSTVVPSIAGPKRPQDRILQSEAKEQFRKDLGNYTTDEVLVDESSAAAKRMTSESGVVADGDDVTGGLNYSRAGKGESAAAGAVGRQSNPVIVESPNGGEYTLDHGMVAIASITSCTNTSNPSVMIGAGLIARKAAELGLESKPWVKTICAPGSQVVDGYFRRADLWKDLEAMGFYLSGFGCTSCIGNSGPLPDEISDAINEHDLAATAVLSGNRNFEGRISPDVKMNYLASPIMVIAYAIAGTMDFDFETQALGQDKDGNDVFLKDIWPSTEEIEATIQEAISREMYEADYADVFKGDDAWRNLNVPEGETFKWDEDSTYIRKAPYFDGMEAEPAPVEDIKGARVLVKLGDSVTTDHISPASAIKPGTPAAQYLDAHGVDRVDYNSLGSRRGNHEVMVRGTFANIRLANQLVDITGGYTLDFTKEDAPQSFIYDASVNYQEAGIPLVVLGGKEYGSGSSRDWAAKGTNLLGVKAVIVESFERIHRSNLIGMGVVPLQFPAGESHESLGLDGHETFDIEGLEELNNGTTPKTLKVTATKDSGEKVEFDATVRIDTPGEADYFRHGGILQYVLRQMVKS